The region AAAATATTTGGTGCAAAAAACgaataaaacaaaatattttctTATTCCAACATAAGCTAGGGTCAGTATCAACATTAATGGTATAGACGAAGGGAGTAAGGGTTTGTATTAATATTTTGGGTGTCTATAAATCTATAATTAAAGAACACTAATTGGTAGCTCAAAATTGATGATTTTCATTAATTTGATGGTGTTGTGTTGTGTGAGAATgagatatttaattaatttttctaATGTTACATTTATGATCCTCTtatttaaaacctttttttttcttgtttttatgattttatcttttcatttttgaaaagttACTTTTACGACCTAGTTTATAACACGTcacattataaataaaaattttgccaAAAATAAAAAAACGACATTTATATTAACGTTCCAATAAAAAACAATAAAGAATCgatatcaaaatcaaaataagagaATGAAAGGTGCATCGTTTGCTTAAGCCTTCTTATTTTAAAATCCTAACTTGGTCGATCTCTAGTTGGCAGTTTGAGTTTGCAAGCAATATAATTGGTTTGCAACGTACGGTGTCTTGAAGAGTAGGAATAGTAGGATCGATAAGCAAGCAGAGCATGAAAGTCTGTCTTGTAGATCTAGAGTTCGTGACTACTGTGTACCATTGGACCCTTCTCTTTATGTGATCCACCGGTGTCGTCAAAAGTAGGATAAGCACACCAATGTGCTATGCCGCAGTGTCCCTCCCCACCCTTGCCACGTATAAGTTTCATGTATCCTTTATCTCCCCAATCTGGTCCCCAAGAGTTCTTAATTAACCAATACTTTTGTCCATCAGGGGTTTCATCAAATCCAACCACTGCTACAGCATGAATTGGTATTGGCCCACACGATCCCTCATAAACCCCCTGTTAATTCATTCGtattataattaattatataaaCCAATAATTCAGGATATATAATtgatgagagatagagagagagagagttacctCTTTATAACTTGCGATCTCATCGTTCCAGTACATGCCACAAGAGGCAGGCTGGTTTGAAATTATTTTAAGAAGATTCTCCTCAGTACCTGGCGCAGGGATATTTTCATATCCATGAACTTCTACTACAATATCTTTTTCCTGCATGGCATTAATCAAAAAGTTGAGATATATGATAGTACGTACATGCATGCATGCACAAAttttaatctatatatatatatatatatatatatatatatatatatatatatatatatatatatatatatatatatatatatatatatatatatatatatatatatatatccagctAGCTATAggacattaattaattaattactccATGCATGGATATGATCGGCCATACGTACCTTTTGGTGGTTGCAAGGCTCCTGTACAGGTTTGTATGGATAGTTCTTATCGGTTGTTATACCTCCATTCTTTGCAACGTAATCGTAACAGGCTGTAAAAAACGATCCTGAACATCCTCCGACATTACCACAGTCGAGAAGTTCTTTTGGTGATACTTCTACTAGATTCTTCGTTTTTATGAAGTTTAATCCATCAAGTGCTTCCGAGGCAGCAAACTGTGCGCATGATCCTGTAAGTATAACATATATACCAAAACCGCATCAAATTAATGAAAAACCTACaagatctcttttgatttcaggatagtaattaatttataaaataataaaggTACGTATGCATGTGTTACGTACCGCAACCTTGTTGATTCCTGACTCTGCCGAGGGCACCATTGGCTTTCCAATCAATTTTGGGAGGGATATCAGTGAAATTACGATACATGAAAGGCTCGGGATCGGTCTGCCGGAAAAGTGGAAGCTTCAGTCCGGTATACTGGCTCCT is a window of Lactuca sativa cultivar Salinas chromosome 1, Lsat_Salinas_v11, whole genome shotgun sequence DNA encoding:
- the LOC111881406 gene encoding ervatamin-C gives rise to the protein MDSRKLILVSVTLVWCLGVVVQGFTYDDKEVETVESRSALFERWRSHHNLESISVEAKRKQYNNFLATLETVQASNKAKKSYKLGLNKFSGMSKEEFRSQYTGLKLPLFRQTDPEPFMYRNFTDIPPKIDWKANGALGRVRNQQGCGSCAQFAASEALDGLNFIKTKNLVEVSPKELLDCGNVGGCSGSFFTACYDYVAKNGGITTDKNYPYKPVQEPCNHQKEKDIVVEVHGYENIPAPGTEENLLKIISNQPASCGMYWNDEIASYKEGVYEGSCGPIPIHAVAVVGFDETPDGQKYWLIKNSWGPDWGDKGYMKLIRGKGGEGHCGIAHWCAYPTFDDTGGSHKEKGPMVHSSHEL